The window TTACCCCGATCGCCAACAATCAGGCCGATGTGGAGTTCACCGTGGACGAAGGCGAAAAAGTCCGAATCCGTGAAATCATCCTGGAGGGCAACGAGGCCTATTCTGACAAAGAACTCAAAAAACTGATGAAAACCAAGGAAAAAGGTTTTCTTTCGTGGATAACCGCCTCGGGCGAACTCAACATGGAGGACCTCAACCAGGATGCCTCACGGCTGACCGCGTTTTACCAAAACTCCGGCTACATCCAGGCCCGGGTTGCGGAGCCCCAGGTCAACTTCAAGGACAGCTGGATCGAGGTTGACATCAAAATTGACGAGGGGCCCCGCTTTAAGGTCGGCGAGGTGAGGGTCAGCGGTGATTTGGTGCGACCCGAGAGTGAGCTTTTGGAGAAGCTCAAGATCACCGACGAGGTCTACTACAGCCGGGAGGTGCTGCGCAATGACGTCCTGGTTCTCACCGACCTCTACTCCGATGAAGGCTTCGCCTATGCGGACATCGCCCCCAGAATCGACCGCGACCCGCAAAACCAGGTGGTCAACATCGATTTCGTCATCAATCAGGGACAGCCGGTCTATTTTGAGAAGATCATCATCGGCGGCAACACCAAGACCCGCGACAAGGTCATCCGCCGCCAGCTCAGCGTCTATGAGCAGGAGCTCTACAGCGGCGCGGAGCTCAAACGCAGCGTGCGCAACCTGAAGCGCCTGGACTATTTCGACGACGTCAAAGTGGACACCCTGCCGGGCAGCGCCGAGGACCAGATGGTCCTCAAGATCGATGTCACCGAAAAGCCCACCGGCACCTTCAGCTTTGGTGGTGGGTACAGCACCTCGGAGAGTCTCTTCGCAGTGGCCCAGATTTCCCAGCGCAACCTTTTCGGCCGTGGGCAGGTTCTGCAGCTTGCGGCGCATCTCGGCGGCAAGTCCACGCGCTACCAGCTGAGCTTCACCGAGCCCTGGCTCTTCGATATCCCCCTTTCCGCCACCGGCAACATTTTCAAATGGGACGTCGACTACAACGATTACGACAAGGAAAGCATCGGCTTCGGCTTCAGATTCGGCTACCCGGTCTTCGATTACACGCGCGCCTATCTGGGCTACCGCTTCGAGTTGGCGGACATCACCGACATCGACGAGGATGCCGCCCGCAGCATCAAGCAGCTGGAAGGTGAAAACATCACCAGCAGCCTGACCACCAGCCTGGAATACGATTCCCGCGACCGGTTCTTCCTGCCCACCGAGGGGCAGAAGCATTCGCTGGAGGTTGAGTATGCCGGCGGGCCGCTGGGCGGGGACATCGCCTTTACCAAGGTGACTGCCGAGGCGGGAATTTACATCCCGCTTTTCTGGGAGACCACCGGATTTCTGCGCGCCGAAGGCGGCTACGTTACCCGGGGCCCCGGCGGCATCTTGCCGGACTACGAGCGCTTCTACCTTGGCGGTCTCAACACCATGCGCGGCTTCGACTGGCGCGATATCAGCATCCAGGACAGCAACGGCGACGACATCGGCGGCACCTCGATGGTGCTTTTCAACGTGGAGTATATCGTCCCCCTGATCAAGGAGGCCGGTCTGGCCGGGGTGGTCTTCTACGATACCGGCAACGTCTACGGCGGAGAGCAGGATTTTGACATCACCGACCTGCGCCAGAGCGCGGGGGCCGGCATCCGCTGGAACTCACCGATGGGCCCGATCCGGCTGGAATACGGCTATGTGCTCGACCCCGAGGATGACGAGGGGGGTGGGAAGTGGGAGTTCGGCATGGGCGGCGCCTTCTGATCCGCCGCCGGGCCATCGGAAAACCGCCTTAAAGATGGAGGATCCAATGCCCAAGAGCGTCCAGGCCGTCGTGGCGGTCCTTTTTACGCTGGTGCTCTGCAGCGCCGCATCCGGCGCTGATGTGGCCAGGATCGGGGTCGTCGATCTGGCCAAGGTCTTCGAGCAGGCGCAAGCCGGCAAAGCTGCCCAGGCGGAAATAAAACAAAGAATTAAGGCGATGGAGGCCGAGCTGAAGAAGTTGGGCGCCCCGATCGAGGACCTCGAAAAGCGGTTGGAGCGGGAAGCCGCCGGTATGAGCAAAGAAATGCGCGAGGAGCGGGAGCGCGAGTACCGCCTCAAGTTTGGCGATTTCCAAGCCTCCGAGCGGCGCTTTCAAGCCGAACTGAAAGACCTGGAAAACCGCCTTGTCCAGCGCATCCGGGAGGAGGTCCGGGGCATCATCGAAGAGATCGGCAAAAAAGAGGGTTACCTCCTGATAATCAACAAAGCGGGCGTCCTGTATTCGCCGAGCAGCAACGATCTCACCGACCAGGTGATCCAGATCTACGACGACCGCTTGGCCCGCGCCGCGGCGGCGGCCGGCAAACCCGGCAGCCCGTGAGGTCTCGAACATGACCCTAACCCTCGCGGCGATTGCGCAGCTGGTGGGCGGCGAGGTCTGCGGCGACCCCGCAAAGACCGTCGTCGGCGCCGCCGCCTTTGAAACCGCCGCCCCCGATGAAATCGCCCTGGCGGGGACCCCCCGCTACCTCAAGCGGATCGACGCCACCCGCGCCGGTGCCCTGATGGTGCCGCCGGGCTTCGAGGCCGCCGGCCGCAATCTTGTCCGGGTGGAAAACCCCGCCGCCGCCTTTGCCCGCCTGTTGAGCGTATTGCACCCGCTTCCGCGGCCGGCGGCCGGGATCAGTCCCGCGGCCGTGATCGGCGGCGGCTTCAGCGTCGGTGTGGAGCCCGCCATCGCGCCGATGGTCTTCATCGGCGAAAACGTCAGCTTGGGGGATCGGGTGGCGGTTCACCCCGGGGTTTTCATCGGCGACGAGGTCGCTATCGGCGACGACACCACGATTTTTCCCAACGTCACCATCATGCGGCGTTGCCGGATCGGGCGGCGGGTGATCCTCAACCCGGGGTCGGTCATCGGCGCCGACGGCTTCGGCTTTGCCCCGGAGGGCGAGGGCTACCGCAAAATTCCCCACACCGGCAGCGTCCGAATCGACGACGACTGCGAAATCGGCGCCCTGAACACCATCGATCGGGCCACCTTCGGTGCCACCTGGATCAAACATGGGGTCAAAACCGACAACCTGGTCCACATCGCCCACAACGTCACCGTCGGTGAAAATTCCGTTATCGTCGCCCAGGTGGGAATTTCCGGCAGCACCGTAATCGGCAAGCACGCGGTGCTGGCGGGGCAGGCGGGCATCGCCGGCCACCTGACCATCGGCGATCATGTGACCGTGGGACCCCAGGCGGGGGTCGGCAAATCCATCGCCAGCGGCGCGGTGGTCTCCTCGGGGCTGCCCGCCATGACGCACCGCACGTGGCTGCGGGTGGTCCGGGAGGTGCCGCGGCTGCCGGAGCTGGCGCGTCGCCTGGCCGAGCTTGAAAAGCGTCTCAAAACGTTAGAGGAAAAAAAATGAACCCCTACCCCATCCAGAAAATCATGGCATACCTGCCCCACCGCTACCCGTTTCTCCTGGTGGACCGGGTGCTTGAAATCGTGCCGCGCGAACATATCGTGGCCCTTAAAAACGTGACCATCAACGAACCTTTTTTTCAGGGGCATTTCCCGGGAAACCCCATCATGCCCGGCGTTCTGATCGTGGAGGCCCTGGCCCAGGCCGGCGGGATTCTCGCCTACGAGTCGCTGCCGCCCGAGCGCCGCGGCCAGGAAGTGTATTTCATGGGCTTCAACAACGTCAAGTTCAGGAAGCCGGTGGTGCCCGGGGACCAGCTGATTTTCCGGGTCAATTTCCTGCGGCAGCGGGGAAACGCCTTCAAGATGGCCGGCAGGGCGGAGGTGGCCGAAACCCTGGTGGC is drawn from Desulfobacteraceae bacterium and contains these coding sequences:
- the bamA gene encoding outer membrane protein assembly factor BamA, whose translation is MPKRWSLLIAICAWVLLPLPAVALDAVPITLLPFQVYAQAPLSHLQKEIPDILGKHLSQEGAQLVVADLAPAELETLEALNVADRRQIAARVGAGHVIWGSLTLVGEQFSLDAQMAAAAGSDPPEVFYAEGDGLETLSAALKQLATDIGAKLFRREKVVRVTVEGNKRIESDAILRIVQTQPGGVYLPGSLTQDLKSVYGMGYFDDVRVESETEGDGKVIIFKVTEKPTVRIIRIKGNRVFDDNAIKESLTFKTGAVLNLVNIQRNLARIEELYKDKNYHNVKVTYSVTPIANNQADVEFTVDEGEKVRIREIILEGNEAYSDKELKKLMKTKEKGFLSWITASGELNMEDLNQDASRLTAFYQNSGYIQARVAEPQVNFKDSWIEVDIKIDEGPRFKVGEVRVSGDLVRPESELLEKLKITDEVYYSREVLRNDVLVLTDLYSDEGFAYADIAPRIDRDPQNQVVNIDFVINQGQPVYFEKIIIGGNTKTRDKVIRRQLSVYEQELYSGAELKRSVRNLKRLDYFDDVKVDTLPGSAEDQMVLKIDVTEKPTGTFSFGGGYSTSESLFAVAQISQRNLFGRGQVLQLAAHLGGKSTRYQLSFTEPWLFDIPLSATGNIFKWDVDYNDYDKESIGFGFRFGYPVFDYTRAYLGYRFELADITDIDEDAARSIKQLEGENITSSLTTSLEYDSRDRFFLPTEGQKHSLEVEYAGGPLGGDIAFTKVTAEAGIYIPLFWETTGFLRAEGGYVTRGPGGILPDYERFYLGGLNTMRGFDWRDISIQDSNGDDIGGTSMVLFNVEYIVPLIKEAGLAGVVFYDTGNVYGGEQDFDITDLRQSAGAGIRWNSPMGPIRLEYGYVLDPEDDEGGGKWEFGMGGAF
- a CDS encoding OmpH family outer membrane protein, whose protein sequence is MPKSVQAVVAVLFTLVLCSAASGADVARIGVVDLAKVFEQAQAGKAAQAEIKQRIKAMEAELKKLGAPIEDLEKRLEREAAGMSKEMREEREREYRLKFGDFQASERRFQAELKDLENRLVQRIREEVRGIIEEIGKKEGYLLIINKAGVLYSPSSNDLTDQVIQIYDDRLARAAAAAGKPGSP
- the lpxD gene encoding UDP-3-O-(3-hydroxymyristoyl)glucosamine N-acyltransferase, which produces MTLTLAAIAQLVGGEVCGDPAKTVVGAAAFETAAPDEIALAGTPRYLKRIDATRAGALMVPPGFEAAGRNLVRVENPAAAFARLLSVLHPLPRPAAGISPAAVIGGGFSVGVEPAIAPMVFIGENVSLGDRVAVHPGVFIGDEVAIGDDTTIFPNVTIMRRCRIGRRVILNPGSVIGADGFGFAPEGEGYRKIPHTGSVRIDDDCEIGALNTIDRATFGATWIKHGVKTDNLVHIAHNVTVGENSVIVAQVGISGSTVIGKHAVLAGQAGIAGHLTIGDHVTVGPQAGVGKSIASGAVVSSGLPAMTHRTWLRVVREVPRLPELARRLAELEKRLKTLEEKK
- the fabZ gene encoding 3-hydroxyacyl-ACP dehydratase FabZ yields the protein MNPYPIQKIMAYLPHRYPFLLVDRVLEIVPREHIVALKNVTINEPFFQGHFPGNPIMPGVLIVEALAQAGGILAYESLPPERRGQEVYFMGFNNVKFRKPVVPGDQLIFRVNFLRQRGNAFKMAGRAEVAETLVAEAECLASIGEKG